A genomic window from Streptomyces brevispora includes:
- a CDS encoding UDP-N-acetylmuramoyl-tripeptide--D-alanyl-D-alanine ligase yields the protein MIALSLAEIAEIVGGQSYDIPDPAAIVSGPVVIDSREVKQGSLFVAFTGERVDGHDYAQRAVEAGAAVVLAARPVGVPAIVVDDVVAALGALARTVVGRLGTTVVALTGSAGKTSTKDLIAQLLERKGPTVYPAGNLNNEIGLPLTALRATEETRHLVLEMGARYIGDICYLTGLVPPRIGLVLNVGTAHIGEFGGREQIAKAKGEMVESLPEDGLAVLNADDPLVRAMTSRTKARVLLFGEAADADVRGENVRLTADGRPAFRLHTPTGCSDVTMRLYGEHHVSNALAAAAVAHELGLSADEIAEALSEAGTLSRWRMEVTERPDGVTFVNDAYNANPESMRAALRALAAMGKGRRTWAVLGQMAELGDASLTEHDAVGRLAVRLNVSKLVAVGGREASWLQLGAYNEGSWGEESVHVSDAQAAVDLLRSELRPGDVVLVKASRSVGLEQVVMALLDNATEGEVAGR from the coding sequence GTGATCGCCCTTTCCCTCGCCGAGATCGCCGAAATCGTCGGCGGGCAGTCGTACGACATACCGGATCCGGCAGCAATCGTCAGCGGGCCAGTCGTCATCGACTCCCGGGAGGTGAAGCAAGGCAGCCTCTTCGTCGCCTTCACCGGCGAACGGGTCGACGGCCACGACTACGCGCAGCGCGCCGTCGAGGCGGGCGCCGCGGTCGTCCTGGCCGCCCGTCCCGTCGGCGTTCCCGCGATCGTCGTCGACGACGTGGTGGCGGCGCTCGGCGCGCTGGCCCGCACCGTCGTCGGGCGCCTCGGCACCACCGTGGTCGCCCTCACCGGATCCGCCGGCAAGACCTCCACCAAGGACCTGATCGCCCAACTCCTGGAGCGCAAGGGGCCCACCGTCTACCCGGCGGGCAACCTCAACAACGAGATCGGCCTGCCGCTCACCGCGCTGCGCGCCACCGAGGAGACCCGGCACCTGGTCCTCGAAATGGGTGCCCGCTACATCGGCGACATCTGTTACCTCACCGGCCTGGTCCCGCCCCGGATCGGCCTCGTCCTCAACGTCGGCACCGCCCACATCGGCGAGTTCGGCGGTCGCGAGCAGATCGCCAAGGCCAAGGGCGAGATGGTCGAGTCCCTCCCCGAGGACGGCCTCGCCGTACTCAACGCCGACGATCCGCTCGTTCGCGCCATGACGTCCCGCACCAAGGCCCGCGTCCTGCTCTTCGGTGAAGCCGCGGATGCGGACGTACGGGGAGAGAACGTACGGCTCACCGCCGACGGCCGCCCCGCGTTCCGCCTCCACACACCCACCGGGTGCAGCGATGTGACCATGCGCCTGTACGGTGAGCATCACGTGTCGAACGCGCTCGCCGCGGCCGCCGTCGCCCATGAGTTGGGCCTGTCCGCAGACGAGATCGCCGAGGCGCTCTCCGAGGCGGGCACCCTCTCCCGCTGGCGCATGGAGGTCACCGAGCGTCCGGACGGCGTGACGTTCGTCAATGACGCCTACAACGCCAACCCCGAATCCATGAGAGCCGCGCTGCGCGCGCTGGCCGCCATGGGGAAGGGGCGTCGTACGTGGGCAGTGCTCGGCCAGATGGCCGAGCTCGGCGACGCCTCGCTCACCGAGCACGACGCGGTCGGACGGCTTGCCGTCCGGCTCAACGTCAGCAAGCTCGTCGCGGTCGGGGGCAGAGAAGCCTCCTGGCTGCAACTGGGCGCATACAACGAGGGTTCGTGGGGTGAGGAGTCGGTGCATGTGTCCGACGCACAGGCTGCCGTCGACCTGTTGCGCAGTGAACTGCGCCCGGGAGACGTCGTGCTGGTGAAGGCGTCCCGGTCGGTCGGCCTGGAGCAGGTTGTCATGGCACTGCTGGATAACGCGACCGAGGGCGAGGTCGCCGGCCGATGA
- a CDS encoding UDP-N-acetylmuramoyl-L-alanyl-D-glutamate--2,6-diaminopimelate ligase, whose protein sequence is MTTITPDSGNRNGNHRDPAPSLRERPGAPGTLTAVPHAEQFRTTQKDAPVNYPGAPRPDRLRPTSIGELAARLGVEPPGTGEVTGITHDSRAVRPGDLYAALPGARLHGADFTAQAAGLGAAAILTDPSGAERAAATGLPVLVTEDPRGRMGELAAEIYGHPGTDLLQIGITGTSGKTTTAYLIEGGFRGAGRSTGLIGTVEMRIGDERIKSERTTPEATDLQALFAVMRERGVDAVTMEVSSHALVLGRVDGCVFDVAVFNNLSPEHMEFHSGMEDYFQAKARLFTPQRSRQGVVNFDDEYGRRLITEASVPVTTFSAEGHPDADWRAEDVEVGQLGSTFTVVGPEDERATARAPLPGPFNVANTLAAIVTLAVAGIDPQTAADGVAVVPGVPGRLERVDAGQPYLALVDYAHKTDAVESVLRSLQKVTEGKLHIVLGCGGDRDVTKRGPMGAAAARLSDTAVLTSDNPRSEDPLGILAAMLAGAAEVPVHERGDVLVDADRAAAIAAAVGRAGPGDTVLIAGKGHEQGQDIHGVVRPFDDRVVLREAIARSLAHESSAHRAATHENNSQG, encoded by the coding sequence GTGACAACCATCACCCCTGATTCCGGGAACCGGAACGGGAACCACCGCGACCCCGCCCCCTCGCTTCGCGAGAGGCCGGGTGCTCCCGGTACGCTCACCGCCGTGCCCCACGCTGAACAGTTCCGAACCACCCAGAAGGACGCCCCTGTGAACTACCCGGGAGCGCCCCGCCCGGATCGGCTCCGGCCGACCTCCATCGGTGAACTGGCAGCCCGGCTGGGAGTCGAACCGCCGGGCACCGGCGAAGTCACCGGCATCACCCATGACTCCCGGGCCGTACGCCCCGGAGACCTGTACGCCGCCCTGCCCGGTGCCCGACTCCACGGCGCCGACTTCACCGCCCAGGCGGCCGGCCTCGGCGCGGCCGCCATCCTCACCGACCCGTCCGGTGCCGAACGCGCCGCCGCCACCGGACTTCCGGTACTGGTCACCGAGGACCCGCGCGGCCGGATGGGCGAACTCGCCGCCGAGATCTACGGACACCCAGGCACCGACCTGCTGCAGATCGGCATCACCGGAACCTCCGGCAAGACCACCACCGCCTACCTCATCGAGGGCGGCTTCCGCGGCGCCGGACGCAGCACCGGCCTGATCGGCACCGTGGAGATGCGAATCGGCGACGAGCGCATCAAGTCCGAACGGACCACCCCCGAGGCCACCGACCTGCAGGCCCTGTTCGCCGTCATGCGCGAACGCGGCGTCGACGCGGTGACCATGGAGGTCTCCAGCCACGCCCTGGTGCTGGGCCGGGTCGACGGCTGCGTCTTCGACGTCGCGGTCTTCAACAACCTCAGCCCCGAGCACATGGAGTTCCACTCCGGCATGGAGGACTACTTCCAGGCCAAGGCGCGGCTGTTCACCCCGCAGCGCAGCAGGCAGGGCGTCGTCAACTTCGACGACGAGTACGGCCGCAGGCTGATCACCGAGGCATCCGTCCCGGTCACCACCTTCTCCGCCGAGGGCCACCCTGACGCCGACTGGCGGGCCGAGGACGTCGAGGTCGGCCAGCTCGGCTCCACCTTCACCGTCGTCGGCCCCGAGGACGAACGGGCCACCGCCAGGGCCCCGCTGCCCGGACCGTTCAACGTCGCCAACACCCTGGCCGCGATCGTCACCCTCGCGGTCGCGGGCATCGACCCGCAGACCGCGGCCGACGGCGTCGCCGTCGTGCCCGGGGTGCCCGGCCGGCTGGAGCGGGTCGACGCCGGACAGCCGTATCTGGCACTCGTCGACTACGCGCACAAGACCGACGCCGTCGAATCGGTGCTCCGCTCCCTCCAGAAGGTCACCGAGGGCAAACTGCACATCGTTCTCGGCTGCGGCGGCGACCGTGACGTCACCAAGCGCGGCCCGATGGGCGCCGCCGCGGCCCGGCTCTCCGACACCGCCGTACTGACCTCCGACAACCCCCGCTCCGAGGACCCCCTGGGCATCCTCGCGGCCATGCTCGCCGGCGCCGCCGAAGTGCCCGTGCACGAACGCGGTGACGTCCTGGTCGACGCCGACCGGGCCGCCGCCATCGCCGCCGCGGTCGGCCGTGCCGGACCCGGCGACACCGTACTCATCGCAGGCAAGGGCCACGAGCAGGGCCAGGACATCCACGGAGTGGTGCGCCCCTTCGATGACCGGGTGGTCCTGCGCGAGGCCATCGCGCGGTCCCTGGCACACGAGAGCTCCGCCCACCGTGCCGCCACCCACGAGAACAACAGTCAGGGATGA
- a CDS encoding peptidoglycan D,D-transpeptidase FtsI family protein — MPSKEPPRRRVPGPARPRNAAARSGRPRPDARRRSSSAAPRGRAPRSRSGRPLRLGSPRPRLRMVSLALTLVMIAFVVRLLQVQAVDASAYAAKADMNRYLSYTVAAERGEITDRSGIALATSVDAYDITADPKMFTPADSKAPDAPQQAAALLAPILGTDAAELTKKLAKPKSRYAVLARRQTPQVWKQIKDLKSVFAEKARKDKAAGGPGANVLAGVFQESTTKRVYPNGGLAAGILGYVNAEGKGAGGLESQLDKELAGEDGTIKYAQSGGRRVPTAGTKEVPAVAGSDIELTIDRDIQWAAQKAISDQVKKSKADRGYVIVQNTRTGEVLAMANAPGFDPNDLSQADAASLGNAALQDAYEPGSTSKVMSMAAVLEEGVATPGTHVTVPNRLHRGDRLFKDDIDHPTWYLTLNGVLAKSSNIGTILATGQLGKTQAQANKTLYSYLRKFGIGSPTGLGYPGETPGILAKPQDWSTSQQYTIPFGQGLSLNAVQAASIYSTIANGGVRIEPTLVRGTRGADGRFTAVDAPEQSRVVSEKTARTLASMLESVVGDEEGTGTKAKIPGYRVAGKTGTANRVDPVRGGYHGYTASFAGFAPADNPQITVYCAIQNPTRGGYFGGQICGPIYKQVMEFALKTLQTAPSGSEPARLPVSFKPGE, encoded by the coding sequence GTGCCCTCCAAGGAACCACCGCGCCGCCGGGTCCCCGGCCCGGCACGCCCCCGTAACGCGGCGGCCCGCTCCGGCCGTCCCCGCCCCGACGCACGACGGCGGTCCTCGTCCGCCGCTCCGCGCGGGCGGGCGCCACGCAGCCGCTCCGGCCGTCCGCTGCGGCTCGGCAGCCCGCGCCCGCGGCTGCGGATGGTCAGCCTCGCCCTGACCCTCGTCATGATCGCGTTCGTCGTCAGGCTCCTCCAGGTCCAGGCCGTCGATGCCAGCGCGTACGCCGCCAAGGCCGACATGAACCGCTACCTCAGCTACACCGTCGCCGCCGAGCGCGGCGAGATCACCGACCGCAGCGGCATCGCGCTGGCCACCAGCGTCGACGCGTACGACATCACCGCCGACCCCAAGATGTTCACACCGGCCGACAGCAAGGCCCCGGACGCCCCCCAGCAGGCGGCTGCCCTGCTCGCGCCCATCCTCGGCACCGACGCCGCCGAGTTGACGAAGAAGCTGGCGAAGCCCAAGAGCCGGTACGCGGTGCTGGCCCGCCGGCAGACCCCGCAGGTCTGGAAGCAGATCAAGGACCTCAAGTCGGTCTTCGCCGAGAAGGCCCGCAAGGACAAGGCGGCCGGCGGCCCCGGAGCCAATGTGCTGGCCGGTGTCTTCCAGGAGTCGACCACCAAGCGGGTCTATCCCAACGGCGGGCTCGCCGCCGGGATACTGGGTTACGTCAACGCCGAGGGCAAGGGCGCGGGCGGCCTGGAATCGCAGCTGGACAAGGAGCTCGCGGGCGAGGACGGCACGATCAAGTACGCCCAGTCCGGCGGCCGCCGGGTGCCCACGGCAGGCACCAAGGAGGTCCCGGCCGTCGCGGGCTCCGACATCGAACTGACCATCGACCGCGACATCCAGTGGGCGGCCCAGAAGGCCATCTCCGACCAGGTGAAGAAGTCCAAGGCCGACCGCGGCTACGTGATCGTGCAGAACACCCGGACCGGCGAGGTGCTCGCCATGGCCAACGCCCCCGGCTTCGACCCCAACGACCTCTCGCAGGCCGACGCCGCGTCGCTGGGCAACGCCGCGCTCCAGGACGCGTACGAGCCCGGCTCCACCAGCAAGGTCATGTCCATGGCCGCAGTGCTGGAGGAGGGCGTCGCCACCCCCGGCACCCACGTCACAGTCCCCAACCGGCTGCACCGCGGCGACCGGCTCTTCAAGGACGACATCGACCACCCCACCTGGTACCTGACGCTCAACGGCGTACTCGCCAAGTCCAGCAACATCGGCACCATCCTGGCCACCGGGCAGCTCGGGAAGACCCAGGCCCAGGCCAACAAGACCCTCTACTCCTACCTGCGCAAGTTCGGCATCGGCTCACCGACCGGACTCGGCTACCCGGGTGAGACCCCCGGCATCCTCGCCAAGCCGCAGGACTGGTCGACCTCGCAGCAGTACACGATCCCGTTCGGCCAGGGGCTCTCGCTCAACGCCGTGCAGGCCGCCTCGATCTACTCCACGATCGCCAACGGCGGCGTCCGGATCGAACCGACCCTCGTCCGCGGCACCAGGGGAGCCGACGGCCGCTTCACCGCCGTGGACGCACCCGAGCAGTCCCGGGTGGTCAGCGAGAAGACAGCCAGGACACTCGCGAGCATGCTGGAGTCGGTGGTCGGTGACGAGGAGGGCACCGGAACGAAGGCCAAGATCCCCGGCTACCGGGTCGCGGGCAAGACCGGTACGGCCAACCGGGTCGATCCGGTACGCGGCGGCTACCACGGCTACACCGCGTCCTTCGCAGGCTTCGCCCCCGCCGACAACCCCCAGATCACCGTCTACTGTGCGATCCAGAACCCCACCAGGGGCGGCTATTTCGGCGGCCAGATCTGCGGACCCATCTACAAGCAGGTCATGGAATTCGCACTGAAGACGCTTCAGACCGCGCCGTCCGGCAGCGAGCCGGCCAGGCTGCCGGTGTCCTTCAAACCCGGCGAGTGA
- the murD gene encoding UDP-N-acetylmuramoyl-L-alanine--D-glutamate ligase — MGSQEVSNVDWQGKHVTVAGLGVSGIPAARVLHGLGAVVTVVNDGDDERSRTQAAELEAQGITVRLGDGATLPESTELIVTTPGWKPDKPLFTAAAEAGVPVWGDVELAWRLRGHDGREPAPWLAVTGTNGKTTTVRMLASILEAAGLRTAAVGNIGVSLLDAVLGDETYDVLAVELSSYQLHWSASLRAHSAAVLNLAPDHLDWHGSMEAYVADKGRIYEGNTVACVYNVADGATEDLVRQADVEEGCRAIGFTLGTPGPSQLGVVDGILVDRAFVTNRQKQAQELAEVADVNPPAPHNIANALAAAALARAFGVEPAAVRDGLRAFRSDPHRIEHVAEVGGVTYVDDSKATNTHAAEASLASYDPIVWIAGGLAKGATFDELVTGCAKRLRGVVLMGADRALIREALARHAPEVPVVDLDRTDTGAMSEAVREAARLARPGDTVLMAPACASMDMFVNYNKRGEAFADAVRALAAESA; from the coding sequence ATGGGCAGCCAAGAAGTGAGCAACGTGGACTGGCAGGGCAAGCACGTCACGGTCGCCGGACTCGGGGTCTCCGGGATCCCTGCGGCCCGGGTACTGCACGGACTCGGCGCCGTCGTCACCGTCGTCAACGACGGGGACGACGAGCGCTCCCGCACCCAGGCCGCGGAGCTGGAGGCGCAGGGCATCACCGTGCGCCTCGGCGACGGGGCCACCCTGCCCGAGTCCACCGAGCTCATCGTCACCACCCCGGGCTGGAAGCCCGACAAGCCGCTGTTCACCGCGGCCGCCGAGGCGGGTGTCCCGGTCTGGGGCGACGTCGAACTCGCCTGGCGGCTGCGGGGTCATGACGGCCGGGAACCGGCACCCTGGCTCGCGGTCACCGGCACCAACGGCAAGACCACGACCGTACGGATGCTCGCCTCGATCCTGGAGGCGGCCGGGCTGCGCACCGCCGCCGTCGGCAACATCGGAGTCTCCCTGCTGGACGCCGTCCTCGGCGACGAGACGTACGACGTCCTGGCCGTGGAGCTCTCCAGCTACCAACTGCACTGGTCGGCCTCACTGCGCGCCCACTCCGCGGCCGTCCTCAACCTGGCACCCGACCACCTCGACTGGCACGGCTCCATGGAGGCGTACGTCGCCGACAAGGGCCGGATCTACGAGGGCAACACCGTCGCCTGCGTCTACAACGTCGCGGACGGGGCCACCGAGGACCTGGTGCGCCAGGCGGACGTCGAGGAGGGCTGCCGGGCGATCGGCTTCACTCTCGGCACCCCGGGGCCCTCGCAGCTCGGGGTCGTCGACGGCATCCTCGTCGACCGAGCCTTCGTGACGAACCGCCAGAAGCAGGCCCAGGAGCTCGCCGAGGTCGCGGACGTGAACCCGCCCGCCCCGCACAACATCGCCAACGCGCTGGCAGCCGCGGCGCTGGCCCGTGCCTTCGGCGTCGAGCCGGCCGCCGTGCGCGACGGGCTCCGGGCCTTCCGCTCGGACCCGCACCGCATCGAACACGTCGCGGAGGTCGGCGGGGTCACGTACGTCGACGACTCCAAGGCCACCAACACCCATGCCGCCGAGGCCTCCCTGGCGTCCTACGACCCGATCGTCTGGATCGCCGGGGGCCTGGCCAAGGGCGCCACCTTCGACGAGCTGGTGACCGGGTGCGCGAAGCGGCTGCGGGGCGTCGTACTGATGGGCGCGGACCGCGCCCTGATCCGTGAAGCCCTCGCGCGACACGCGCCCGAGGTCCCGGTGGTCGACCTCGACCGGACCGACACTGGGGCGATGTCCGAGGCGGTCCGCGAGGCGGCACGGCTCGCCCGGCCGGGAGACACCGTACTGATGGCCCCGGCCTGCGCCTCGATGGACATGTTCGTCAATTACAACAAGCGGGGCGAGGCCTTCGCGGACGCCGTCCGCGCACTCGCCGCCGAGAGCGCCTGA
- the mraY gene encoding phospho-N-acetylmuramoyl-pentapeptide-transferase, translated as MRQILFAGAIGLFLTLVGTPLLIKLLARKGYGQFIRDDGPRTHGSKKGTPTMGGIAFILATIIAYILAKVITGEDMRFSGVLVLFLMTGMGVVGFLDDYIKIVKQRSLGLRAKAKMAGQLIVGIAFAVLSLQFADARGNTPASTKLSFVEDFGWSIGPVLFVVWALFMILAMSNGVNLTDGLDGLATGASVMVFGAYTFIGLWQFQESCANAATLTNPSACFVVRDPLDLAVVASALMGSCFGFLWWNTSPAKIFMGDTGSLALGGALAGLAICSRTEFLMAVLGGLFVMITMSVVIQVGSFKMTRKRVFRMAPLQHHFELKGWSEVLVVVRFWIIQGMCVIVGLGLFYAGWAAKK; from the coding sequence ATGAGGCAGATCCTCTTCGCGGGGGCCATCGGGCTCTTCCTGACCCTGGTCGGTACCCCGCTGCTGATCAAACTGCTGGCCCGCAAGGGATACGGGCAGTTCATCCGGGACGACGGCCCGCGCACCCACGGATCGAAGAAGGGCACGCCCACCATGGGCGGCATCGCCTTCATCCTGGCGACGATCATCGCGTACATCCTGGCGAAGGTGATCACCGGCGAGGACATGCGCTTCTCCGGTGTGCTGGTCCTCTTCCTGATGACCGGCATGGGAGTCGTCGGTTTCCTCGACGACTACATCAAGATCGTCAAGCAGCGTTCGCTGGGCCTGCGCGCCAAGGCGAAGATGGCCGGTCAGCTGATCGTCGGCATCGCCTTCGCGGTGCTCTCGCTCCAGTTCGCCGACGCCCGCGGCAACACCCCCGCCTCCACCAAGCTCTCGTTCGTCGAGGACTTCGGCTGGTCGATCGGCCCGGTGCTGTTCGTGGTCTGGGCGCTCTTCATGATTCTCGCCATGTCCAACGGCGTGAACCTGACGGACGGTCTGGACGGCCTCGCCACCGGTGCGTCGGTGATGGTCTTCGGCGCGTACACCTTCATCGGGCTCTGGCAGTTCCAGGAGTCCTGCGCCAACGCCGCCACCCTCACCAACCCGAGCGCCTGCTTCGTGGTACGGGATCCACTCGACCTGGCGGTCGTGGCCTCGGCCCTGATGGGCTCCTGCTTCGGCTTCCTGTGGTGGAACACCTCGCCCGCCAAGATCTTCATGGGTGACACCGGCTCGCTGGCCCTCGGCGGCGCGCTCGCCGGTCTGGCGATCTGCTCCCGCACCGAGTTCCTGATGGCGGTGCTCGGCGGTCTCTTCGTGATGATCACGATGTCCGTCGTCATCCAGGTCGGCTCGTTCAAGATGACCCGCAAGCGGGTGTTCCGGATGGCACCGCTCCAGCACCACTTCGAACTCAAGGGGTGGTCCGAAGTCCTTGTCGTGGTCCGCTTCTGGATCATCCAGGGCATGTGCGTGATCGTCGGTCTCGGCCTCTTCTACGCAGGATGGGCAGCCAAGAAGTGA
- the murG gene encoding undecaprenyldiphospho-muramoylpentapeptide beta-N-acetylglucosaminyltransferase — translation MHVVLAGGGTAGHIEPALALADALRRQDPSVGITALGTERGLETRLVPERGYELALIPAVPLPRKPTPELITVPGRLRGTIKAAEQILERTKADCVVGFGGYVALPGYLAAKRAGVPIVVHEANARPGLANKIGSRYAHGVAVSTPDSKLRGARYIGIPLRRTIATLDRARVRPEARAAFGLDPNLPTLLVSGGSQGARHLNEVVQRVAPLMQRSGIQILHVVGPKNEMPRVDNMPGMPPYIPVPYVDRMDLAYAAADMMLCRAGAMTVAELTAVGLPAAYVPLPIGNGEQRLNAQPVVNAGGGLLVDDAALTPEWVQGNVLPVLADPHRLYEMSRAAAEFGRRDADDLLVGMVYEAIAARRGA, via the coding sequence GTGCATGTCGTACTCGCCGGTGGGGGGACCGCCGGCCACATCGAGCCCGCGCTCGCCCTCGCGGACGCCCTGCGCAGGCAGGACCCGAGCGTGGGAATCACCGCTCTCGGCACGGAGCGCGGACTCGAGACAAGACTCGTACCCGAGCGGGGGTACGAACTCGCCCTGATCCCGGCCGTACCGCTGCCGCGCAAGCCCACCCCCGAACTCATCACCGTCCCGGGAAGGCTGCGCGGCACCATCAAGGCCGCCGAGCAGATCCTGGAACGCACCAAGGCGGACTGCGTGGTCGGGTTCGGCGGCTACGTGGCGCTGCCCGGCTACCTCGCCGCCAAACGCGCCGGGGTGCCGATCGTGGTGCACGAGGCCAACGCCCGGCCGGGCCTGGCCAACAAGATCGGTTCGCGCTACGCGCACGGGGTCGCCGTCTCCACCCCCGACAGCAAGCTGCGCGGTGCCCGCTACATCGGCATCCCGCTGCGCCGGACCATCGCCACCCTGGACCGGGCCCGGGTCCGCCCGGAGGCGCGTGCGGCCTTCGGGCTCGACCCCAACCTGCCGACGCTGCTGGTCTCCGGCGGCTCGCAGGGTGCCCGGCACCTCAACGAGGTGGTCCAGCGGGTCGCCCCGCTGATGCAGCGCTCCGGTATCCAGATCCTGCACGTGGTCGGCCCGAAGAACGAAATGCCGCGCGTGGACAACATGCCCGGGATGCCGCCCTATATCCCGGTACCGTACGTGGACCGGATGGACCTCGCGTACGCCGCGGCCGACATGATGCTCTGCCGCGCGGGCGCGATGACCGTCGCCGAACTCACCGCCGTCGGGCTCCCCGCCGCCTACGTCCCGTTGCCGATCGGCAACGGCGAACAGCGGCTCAACGCCCAGCCGGTGGTCAACGCCGGCGGCGGTCTGCTGGTGGACGACGCGGCGCTGACTCCCGAGTGGGTCCAGGGCAACGTGCTTCCGGTACTGGCGGATCCGCACAGATTGTATGAAATGTCCCGCGCTGCCGCCGAGTTCGGCCGCAGGGACGCCGACGACCTGCTGGTCGGCATGGTGTACGAGGCGATTGCCGCACGCCGAGGCGCGTGA
- the ftsW gene encoding putative lipid II flippase FtsW, with amino-acid sequence MPAEESSAARRRDRSRATTAVSRALQPPLLAAGGAPLPDGLALRVRSAAGSRRPSTARSRTAGSPRTPRGGGVRRLYEQARRAWDRPLTAYYLILGAGLLITVLGLVMVYSASMIKALELDKPGTYFFRKQFLAAVIGAGLMAIAARMPAKLHRALSYPLLLGAVFLMVLVQVPGIGMSVNGNRNWLYLGGPFQLQPSEFGKLALVLWGADLLARKQDKRLLAQWKHMLVPLVPVAFMLLGLIMLGGDMGTAIILTAILFGLLWLAGAPTRLFAGVLATAGLIGFVLIKTSPNRMARLDCMGASEPGPGGSCWQAVHGIYALASGGWFGSGLGASVEKWGQLPEPHTDFIFAITGEELGLAGTLSVLALFAALGYAGIRVAGRTEDPFVRYAAGGVTTWITAQAVINIGAVLGLLPIAGVPLPLFSYGGSALLPTMFAVGLLIAFAREDPAARAALAMRRPGVRWKTMRRRIKKRPSGER; translated from the coding sequence ATGCCGGCCGAAGAGAGCTCTGCCGCACGCCGCAGGGACCGCTCACGGGCGACCACGGCGGTCAGCCGGGCGCTCCAGCCACCCCTCCTCGCCGCCGGGGGCGCCCCGCTGCCGGACGGGCTCGCCCTGCGAGTCCGGTCCGCAGCCGGCTCCCGGCGGCCCTCCACGGCCCGCTCCAGGACCGCGGGCAGTCCCCGCACCCCTCGCGGTGGCGGTGTGCGGAGGCTCTACGAGCAGGCACGCCGGGCCTGGGACCGCCCGCTGACCGCGTACTACCTGATTCTGGGTGCCGGGCTGCTCATCACCGTGCTCGGGCTCGTGATGGTCTACTCCGCCTCGATGATCAAGGCGTTGGAGCTCGACAAGCCGGGCACCTACTTCTTCCGCAAGCAGTTCCTGGCCGCCGTCATCGGGGCCGGGCTGATGGCGATCGCCGCCCGGATGCCGGCCAAGCTGCACCGGGCGCTGTCCTACCCGCTGCTGCTGGGTGCCGTCTTCCTGATGGTGCTGGTCCAGGTGCCGGGGATAGGGATGTCGGTCAACGGCAACCGGAACTGGCTCTACCTGGGCGGCCCCTTCCAGCTCCAGCCCAGTGAGTTCGGCAAGCTCGCCCTCGTCCTGTGGGGGGCCGACCTGCTCGCCCGTAAACAGGACAAGCGGCTGCTGGCCCAGTGGAAGCACATGCTCGTACCGCTCGTCCCCGTCGCCTTCATGCTGCTCGGCCTGATCATGCTCGGCGGTGACATGGGCACTGCGATCATTCTCACGGCGATCCTGTTCGGGCTGCTCTGGCTGGCCGGGGCTCCCACCCGGCTGTTCGCCGGAGTGCTCGCCACCGCCGGCCTGATCGGCTTCGTGCTGATCAAGACCAGTCCGAACCGGATGGCCAGGCTCGACTGCATGGGAGCCAGCGAACCCGGACCGGGCGGCTCGTGCTGGCAGGCCGTACACGGTATCTACGCTCTGGCGTCCGGCGGCTGGTTCGGATCCGGGCTCGGCGCGAGTGTGGAAAAATGGGGTCAACTCCCCGAACCCCACACCGACTTCATCTTCGCCATCACAGGGGAGGAACTGGGGTTGGCGGGGACGCTGTCGGTACTCGCCCTCTTCGCGGCTCTAGGCTATGCGGGTATCCGCGTGGCCGGACGCACGGAGGACCCCTTCGTGAGGTATGCCGCGGGAGGTGTGACCACCTGGATCACGGCTCAGGCCGTGATCAATATCGGTGCGGTGCTCGGTCTCCTTCCGATCGCCGGTGTCCCGCTCCCGCTGTTCTCCTACGGAGGGTCGGCCCTGCTGCCGACCATGTTCGCTGTCGGGCTGCTGATCGCGTTCGCGCGAGAGGATCCCGCCGCGAGGGCGGCCCTGGCCATGCGGAGGCCCGGGGTGAGATGGAAGACGATGAGACGGCGCATCAAGAAGCGTCCGTCCGGAGAGCGGTGA
- a CDS encoding cell division protein FtsL — MPAGPSKAARTPFVLLVVLLLGGGLITLLLLNSALNEGSFRLSELKKRTTDLTDEQQALQHDVDSSAEPDALARRARELGMVPGGSPVFLGPDGTVRGVPSAAAAEPATASPQKTTVPPPQPAAPPQPAASPAPASGPPGPTPAGSAAGAPAAGPSTPAAGSGTPAAGPGGSASPRTPADQPSTSPGR, encoded by the coding sequence ATGCCGGCCGGGCCGAGCAAGGCGGCCCGGACCCCCTTCGTGCTGCTGGTCGTCCTGCTCCTGGGCGGCGGCCTGATCACCCTGCTCCTGCTGAACTCCGCGCTCAACGAAGGATCGTTCCGGCTGAGCGAGCTGAAGAAGCGGACCACCGACCTCACCGACGAGCAACAGGCGCTCCAGCACGACGTCGACAGTTCCGCCGAGCCCGACGCCCTGGCCCGGCGGGCCCGGGAACTGGGCATGGTCCCCGGCGGCAGCCCCGTCTTCCTGGGCCCCGACGGCACGGTCCGGGGCGTGCCCTCGGCCGCCGCAGCCGAGCCGGCCACCGCGTCGCCGCAGAAGACCACCGTGCCGCCGCCGCAGCCCGCCGCACCGCCGCAGCCCGCCGCGAGCCCGGCACCCGCCTCCGGTCCGCCCGGCCCCACCCCTGCGGGCAGCGCGGCCGGCGCCCCCGCGGCCGGGCCGAGTACGCCCGCGGCAGGGTCCGGCACCCCCGCGGCCGGGCCGGGCGGCTCGGCGAGCCCCCGTACCCCGGCAGACCAGCCCTCCACGAGCCCCGGCAGGTGA